From Dehalococcoidia bacterium, the proteins below share one genomic window:
- a CDS encoding VOC family protein, with product MSAERPEYSGLDHVQLTIPQGSESVARRFYVGILGMEEIPKPESLTARGGLWLRIGAHELHLGVEERQPESRRHPGIVVRALDLLRSRLKAAGIDPDVDRPPERPGFNRIHFRDPFGNRLEFMERAPVIEARPAPAGGEHGG from the coding sequence ATGAGCGCGGAGCGGCCGGAGTACTCGGGCCTGGACCACGTGCAGCTAACCATCCCGCAGGGGTCAGAAAGCGTGGCGCGCCGGTTCTACGTTGGCATCCTTGGCATGGAGGAAATCCCCAAGCCCGAGTCCCTGACGGCCCGGGGAGGCCTATGGCTGCGCATCGGCGCGCACGAGCTGCATCTGGGCGTCGAGGAGCGCCAGCCGGAGTCGCGGAGGCATCCCGGCATCGTCGTCCGCGCCCTCGACCTCTTGCGCTCGCGCCTGAAGGCCGCCGGGATCGACCCGGACGTCGACAGGCCGCCGGAGCGGCCGGGATTCAACCGCATTCACTTTCGCGACCCCTTCGGCAACCGCCTGGAATTCATGGAGCGCGCCCCGGTGATCGAGGCCCGCCCGGCTCCTGCTGGAGGCGAACATGGAGGCTAG
- a CDS encoding carboxyl transferase domain-containing protein — IVTFVDVSGYLPGTAQEYAGIINHGAKLVFAYAEATVPKITCILRKAYGGAYVAMGSKHLGGDLNLSWPTGAIAVTGPDAAAPIIFRSQIERAADPVAERAKLVQEYEARFANPYISASRGFIDDVIDPRDTRPKIIRGLDMLQNKVERNPAKKHGNIPL, encoded by the coding sequence CATCGTCACCTTCGTCGACGTTTCAGGCTACCTGCCCGGCACCGCCCAGGAGTACGCCGGCATCATCAACCACGGCGCCAAGCTGGTGTTCGCCTACGCCGAGGCCACCGTGCCGAAGATCACCTGCATCCTGCGCAAGGCTTACGGCGGCGCCTACGTCGCCATGGGGTCGAAGCACCTCGGCGGCGACCTGAACCTGAGCTGGCCCACGGGCGCTATCGCCGTCACGGGCCCCGATGCCGCTGCGCCCATCATCTTCCGCAGCCAGATCGAGCGCGCCGCCGACCCCGTAGCCGAACGCGCAAAGCTGGTCCAGGAGTACGAGGCGCGTTTCGCCAACCCCTACATCTCCGCCTCCCGCGGTTTCATAGACGACGTGATCGACCCCCGCGACACGCGCCCCAAGATCATCCGGGGCCTCGACATGCTCCAGAACAAGGTCGAACGCAACCCCGCGAAGAAGCACGGCAACATCCCTCTCTGA
- a CDS encoding 5-(carboxyamino)imidazole ribonucleotide synthase: MKVGVLGGGQLGRMLALAGYPLGLQFRIFDPAPDACAGQVVADHVAAAFDDQAALRRFADGLDVVTYEWENVPVATVRFLQRLVTVYPPVEALEVAQDRFLEKSLFRKLGIDTAPFAAVESLAGLRDAVRAVGLPAVLKTRRLGYDGKGQYRLQSEGDIAAAWEAVGGAPSILEGFVPFRRELSVLAVRSAAVPAPDLEGTRRHAAASPAAPAGEFEFYALPENVHRDGILRVSRAPAPGLDPEMQARAEDIAALVMEATGYIGVLAIELFEHAGRLLANEMAPRVHNSGHWTIEGAETSQFENHLRAICGLPLGPVAARGHSAMVNLIGSVPDSKAVLRIPGAHLHLYGKEPRPGRKLGHVTLRADDPASIEESLSQLLGLIESVGG, translated from the coding sequence TTGAAGGTCGGCGTCCTCGGCGGCGGCCAGCTCGGGCGAATGCTCGCCCTCGCGGGCTACCCCCTCGGCCTTCAGTTCCGGATCTTCGACCCGGCGCCGGACGCCTGCGCCGGGCAGGTGGTCGCGGACCACGTGGCTGCCGCCTTCGATGACCAGGCGGCCCTCAGGCGCTTCGCCGACGGCCTCGACGTCGTGACGTACGAGTGGGAGAACGTGCCCGTGGCGACGGTGCGCTTCCTGCAGCGCCTCGTCACCGTGTACCCGCCCGTCGAGGCCCTGGAGGTCGCGCAGGACCGCTTTCTCGAGAAGAGCTTGTTCCGCAAGCTCGGCATCGACACCGCGCCCTTCGCCGCCGTGGAGAGCCTCGCTGGCCTGCGCGACGCCGTGCGCGCGGTCGGCCTGCCCGCCGTCCTCAAGACGCGTCGCCTGGGCTACGACGGCAAGGGGCAGTACCGCCTGCAGTCAGAGGGCGACATCGCGGCGGCCTGGGAGGCGGTCGGCGGCGCGCCCTCGATCCTGGAAGGCTTCGTGCCCTTTCGCCGCGAGCTTTCGGTCCTGGCGGTGCGGAGCGCAGCGGTGCCTGCTCCTGACCTCGAGGGGACACGACGCCATGCCGCGGCTTCGCCCGCGGCGCCGGCGGGCGAGTTCGAGTTCTACGCCCTCCCCGAAAACGTGCACCGCGATGGCATCCTGCGCGTCTCTCGCGCGCCTGCGCCGGGCCTGGACCCGGAGATGCAGGCCCGGGCGGAGGACATCGCCGCGCTGGTCATGGAGGCCACCGGGTACATCGGAGTGCTGGCCATCGAACTCTTCGAGCACGCGGGCCGCCTGCTGGCCAACGAGATGGCGCCGCGCGTGCACAACTCCGGCCACTGGACCATTGAGGGCGCCGAGACGAGCCAGTTCGAGAACCACTTGCGCGCCATCTGCGGCCTGCCCCTTGGCCCCGTAGCGGCGAGGGGCCATTCGGCAATGGTGAACCTCATCGGCAGTGTGCCAGACTCGAAAGCGGTGCTTCGCATACCCGGCGCCCATCTGCACCTGTATGGCAAGGAGCCTCGCCCCGGCCGCAAGCTGGGCCACGTTACCCTCCGCGCCGATGACCCTGCATCTATCGAAGAATCCCTCAGTCAGTTGCTTGGACTGATAGAGAGCGTTGGGGGATAG
- the purE gene encoding 5-(carboxyamino)imidazole ribonucleotide mutase, with protein sequence MEASKPLVGVIMGSKSDWETMSAACEVLDALGVPYETRVVSAHRTPDLMFEYASTAEARGIEVIIAGAGGAAHLPGMTAAKTHLPVLGVPIESKALKGLDSLLSIAQMPGGVPVGTMAIGRAGATNAALLAAGILSLKHERVREALKAHRARQTQAVLENPDPRS encoded by the coding sequence ATGGAGGCTAGCAAACCCCTCGTCGGCGTGATCATGGGCTCGAAGTCGGACTGGGAGACCATGTCCGCCGCCTGCGAGGTGCTCGACGCCCTCGGTGTCCCTTACGAGACGCGCGTCGTCTCCGCCCACCGCACGCCCGACCTCATGTTTGAGTACGCCTCCACCGCTGAGGCCCGCGGTATCGAGGTCATCATCGCCGGCGCGGGCGGCGCCGCGCACCTCCCCGGCATGACGGCCGCCAAGACCCACCTCCCCGTCCTGGGCGTCCCGATCGAATCGAAGGCCCTCAAGGGCCTCGATTCCCTCCTCTCCATCGCCCAGATGCCGGGCGGCGTGCCCGTCGGCACGATGGCCATCGGCCGCGCCGGCGCAACCAACGCCGCGCTCCTCGCCGCTGGCATCCTCTCGCTCAAGCACGAACGGGTCCGAGAAGCCCTCAAGGCCCACCGCGCCCGCCAGACGCAGGCCGTGCTCGAGAATCCTGACCCCAGGTCATGA
- a CDS encoding fumarate hydratase: MPVREIHVDTIRDKVAELCIEATHKLPEDVEAGLRRAEQTEKAPLAKQIIVELLENAEFARTNLVPLCQDTGTTVVFVDLGQDVHVVGGSLEDAINQGVGKGYTEGYLRASVVANPLTTRENTKNNTPAVIHYEVVPGDRLHLKIMPKGAGCENMSRFANFLPRAGKDAIVEFLLRTVEESGGNPCPPLVIGVGIGGTAEYAMALAKKAVTRGVGNPNPDPEVAALEREMLEKVNALGIGPQAVGGTNTALTVNVLTYPTHIASLPVGINIQCHSARLKEATL; the protein is encoded by the coding sequence ATGCCTGTACGAGAGATACACGTCGACACCATCCGCGACAAGGTCGCAGAGCTCTGCATCGAAGCCACGCACAAGCTGCCGGAAGACGTCGAAGCCGGCCTCAGGCGCGCGGAGCAGACTGAAAAAGCGCCGCTCGCGAAGCAGATCATCGTCGAGCTGCTTGAGAATGCGGAGTTCGCGCGCACCAATCTCGTGCCGCTCTGCCAGGACACGGGCACCACGGTCGTGTTCGTCGACCTCGGCCAGGACGTGCACGTCGTCGGCGGCTCCCTCGAAGATGCCATCAACCAGGGAGTAGGCAAGGGCTACACGGAGGGCTACCTGCGCGCATCCGTAGTCGCAAACCCGTTGACTACGCGGGAGAACACGAAGAACAACACCCCCGCCGTCATCCATTACGAGGTCGTCCCCGGCGACAGGCTCCATCTCAAGATCATGCCCAAGGGCGCCGGCTGCGAGAACATGAGCCGTTTCGCGAACTTCCTGCCGCGCGCCGGCAAGGACGCGATCGTCGAGTTCCTCTTGCGCACGGTCGAAGAATCGGGCGGCAATCCCTGCCCGCCGCTAGTCATCGGCGTCGGCATCGGCGGCACGGCGGAGTACGCGATGGCGCTGGCCAAGAAGGCGGTCACGCGCGGCGTTGGCAATCCGAACCCCGACCCGGAGGTCGCCGCGCTCGAGCGCGAAATGCTGGAAAAGGTGAATGCCCTGGGCATTGGGCCGCAGGCGGTAGGAGGCACGAACACCGCGCTCACGGTGAACGTCCTCACCTACCCCACCCACATCGCCTCGCTGCCGGTCGGCATCAACATCCAGTGCCATAGCGCCCGCCTCAAAGAAGCGACCCTCTAG
- the mdh gene encoding malate dehydrogenase — MSARKKVTIVGGGQTGGMMAYRLAEKNICDIVIKDVPEFAQHHGKALDILQGASVAGFETSLIATDDWEPTAGSDVVVITSGAPRKPGMSREDLLRGNAEVVGEYAARNAARLSPNAVLIVFANPMDVMCHVAMNASGFPRERVIGQGGMLDSERFRTFLAMELGVSQRDIHAYVLGGHTDTTMVPIVSQARAGGIPVESLIPPDRLQEIVKRTMNGGAELVALYKTGSAFFAPAVATIAMVEAILLDEKRLMPCAVQLKGEYGVNGTFCGTIVKLGAGGAEQVYEVPVSPDEKERIVAAANATAELVKVVS, encoded by the coding sequence TTGAGCGCGCGCAAGAAAGTAACCATCGTCGGCGGCGGCCAGACCGGAGGCATGATGGCCTATCGCCTCGCAGAGAAAAACATCTGCGACATCGTCATTAAGGACGTACCAGAGTTCGCCCAGCACCACGGCAAGGCGCTCGACATCCTCCAGGGCGCCTCCGTCGCCGGCTTCGAGACCTCGCTCATCGCCACGGACGACTGGGAACCCACCGCCGGCTCCGACGTCGTCGTGATCACGTCCGGGGCGCCGCGAAAGCCCGGCATGAGCCGCGAAGACCTCCTGCGCGGCAATGCCGAAGTAGTCGGCGAATACGCCGCCAGGAACGCCGCCAGGCTCAGCCCCAACGCCGTCCTCATCGTCTTCGCCAACCCCATGGACGTCATGTGCCACGTCGCCATGAACGCCTCCGGCTTCCCGAGAGAGCGCGTCATCGGCCAGGGCGGCATGCTGGACAGCGAGCGCTTCCGCACCTTCCTCGCCATGGAGCTCGGCGTCTCCCAGCGCGATATCCATGCCTACGTCCTGGGCGGCCACACCGACACGACGATGGTGCCCATCGTCAGCCAGGCCCGCGCAGGCGGCATACCAGTCGAGTCCCTGATCCCGCCGGACCGGCTCCAGGAGATCGTGAAGCGCACGATGAACGGCGGCGCCGAGCTCGTGGCCCTCTACAAGACCGGCTCCGCCTTCTTCGCGCCCGCGGTCGCCACCATCGCGATGGTCGAGGCCATCCTCCTGGACGAGAAGCGGCTCATGCCCTGCGCCGTGCAGCTCAAGGGCGAATACGGCGTCAACGGCACCTTCTGCGGCACCATAGTGAAGCTCGGCGCCGGCGGCGCGGAACAGGTCTACGAGGTGCCCGTCTCGCCCGACGAGAAAGAAAGGATCGTTGCGGCTGCCAACGCGACCGCGGAGCTTGTTAAGGTGGTTTCCTAG
- a CDS encoding ATP-binding protein gives MVTAQTFTRSTAITEGTTSFYGFAELPFDLPEQLHELNPWWAGKPGRVLPSYRRWAFREVKSKLQAGLAPAVVVRGPRQVGKTTLQEQLIEDLLAEGVPPTHLFRVQFDDIPALRALKQPILTLARWYQRYILRETFNETARQGRPAYIFLDEVQNLSDWAPQVKALVDTWTVKVLVTGSSALRIEAGRDSLAGRITTVEMGPFLVREIAELNFQTSLKPLLGSNGLEDLKEPDFWQHVVQFGIENREDRDRAFSLFSERGGYPVAYVSGASVPWAQVADQLNETVIQRVIQHDLRMGDKGRKRDERLLEEVFRLVCRYAGQAPGQAVYVQELHRSMGANIGWQRVLSYLKFLEGSLLVALIAPLEIRLKRRRGNYKLCLSDHGLRASWLQEIIPLDPVQLEKSSHLTDLAGHLAESVVGYFFNGLPHLDVAHFPERGAEPEVDFVLTIGDRRIPVEVKYRRHIDQHRDTLGLRSFVEKAVNNAPFGVLVTQMDGPPLSDPRIISVPLSSLLLMR, from the coding sequence ATGGTGACAGCACAGACTTTCACGAGGTCTACGGCAATCACGGAAGGCACGACAAGCTTCTATGGTTTTGCTGAGCTCCCGTTCGACTTACCTGAGCAGCTGCATGAGTTAAACCCTTGGTGGGCAGGAAAGCCCGGGAGGGTTCTACCTAGCTACAGGCGTTGGGCGTTCCGTGAGGTAAAGTCGAAACTCCAAGCCGGACTCGCTCCTGCCGTGGTCGTCCGAGGCCCTCGCCAGGTCGGGAAGACGACGCTCCAGGAACAGCTCATCGAGGATCTGCTTGCTGAGGGTGTGCCGCCTACACACCTTTTCCGCGTTCAATTCGATGACATTCCGGCGCTAAGAGCCCTGAAGCAGCCGATTCTGACACTTGCAAGGTGGTATCAACGCTACATTCTCCGCGAAACTTTCAACGAGACAGCGAGACAAGGAAGACCAGCATACATCTTTCTTGATGAAGTTCAAAACCTAAGCGACTGGGCTCCCCAAGTAAAGGCCCTGGTCGATACATGGACGGTGAAGGTCTTAGTGACCGGGAGTTCAGCTCTACGAATAGAGGCTGGGCGAGACAGTCTCGCTGGCCGTATCACGACAGTCGAAATGGGGCCTTTCCTGGTACGTGAAATTGCTGAGTTGAATTTTCAGACTTCTCTCAAGCCTCTTCTGGGATCAAACGGACTAGAAGACCTGAAAGAACCAGATTTTTGGCAGCACGTAGTTCAATTCGGCATTGAAAATCGTGAAGATCGAGATAGGGCTTTTTCCCTCTTTTCGGAGCGCGGGGGCTATCCTGTTGCGTATGTTTCTGGAGCCTCTGTCCCTTGGGCACAGGTAGCGGATCAGCTGAACGAGACGGTTATTCAGCGCGTTATCCAACATGACTTGCGTATGGGAGACAAAGGACGGAAGCGTGATGAACGCCTCCTCGAAGAGGTGTTCAGGCTGGTCTGCCGGTATGCTGGACAGGCTCCGGGGCAGGCCGTGTATGTGCAAGAGCTCCACCGCTCCATGGGCGCAAACATTGGCTGGCAGCGAGTGCTGAGCTATCTCAAATTCCTTGAAGGATCACTTCTCGTCGCCCTGATCGCACCGCTAGAGATACGCCTCAAGAGACGGCGAGGCAACTACAAGCTCTGCCTCAGCGACCACGGGCTACGGGCGAGCTGGCTCCAAGAGATCATTCCGCTCGATCCAGTGCAACTCGAAAAGTCATCGCACCTGACGGATCTGGCAGGCCACCTAGCCGAGAGTGTCGTCGGTTACTTCTTCAACGGCCTTCCTCACCTAGACGTCGCTCACTTCCCGGAAAGGGGGGCTGAGCCAGAGGTTGACTTTGTGCTCACTATTGGGGATCGCCGCATTCCGGTGGAGGTTAAGTACCGGCGCCACATAGACCAGCACCGGGATACGCTCGGACTGCGGTCTTTCGTCGAGAAGGCCGTGAACAATGCACCCTTCGGTGTCCTGGTAACTCAGATGGATGGTCCGCCACTATCGGATCCGAGAATCATTTCGGTTCCGCTTAGCTCACTCCTCTTAATGAGATAA
- a CDS encoding PIN domain-containing protein, whose translation MIDELAQVTTVALDTSPIIYAFEDHPQFGPVVRPVFEAIGRQQLHAVASSITLVEVLTAPLRAGNTDLSSIYREFLLETDRVTTMPVTTEIAQRAAQLRATYGLRTADAIVAATAMVAGCDAVLTNDEDLKALESIKVIYVNDFS comes from the coding sequence TTGATTGACGAACTCGCCCAGGTGACGACAGTCGCGCTCGACACTAGCCCCATAATTTACGCCTTTGAAGACCACCCACAGTTTGGTCCTGTTGTTCGACCTGTTTTCGAGGCAATCGGTAGGCAACAACTGCACGCAGTCGCATCGTCAATAACACTCGTGGAGGTTTTGACTGCCCCGCTCAGGGCGGGGAACACGGATCTGAGTTCGATCTACCGCGAGTTTCTGCTGGAAACGGATCGGGTGACTACGATGCCGGTCACGACAGAGATAGCCCAGAGAGCGGCCCAATTGAGAGCGACTTACGGTCTCAGGACGGCCGACGCGATTGTTGCGGCCACGGCGATGGTTGCCGGCTGTGACGCAGTCCTGACCAACGACGAAGATCTCAAGGCCCTGGAGTCCATCAAGGTAATCTACGTGAACGATTTCTCCTGA
- the acnA gene encoding aconitate hydratase AcnA, whose amino-acid sequence MSPALDSFRARAELRVGGKTYDIFRLDALERAGFANIRRLPYSIRILLENLLRNEDGFSVTRDDVAALASWDASKTPEREIPFRPARVLMQDFTGVPCIVDLAAMRDAIIDLGGKPKQINPLQPAELVIDHSVQVDQYGHSLAFLYNARMELARNIERYQLLRWGQQALDNFKVVPPETGIVHQVNLEYLARVVMASKEDGRALAYPDTVIGTDSHTTMINGLGVLGWGVGGIEAEAGMLGQPSSMLIPEVIGFRLTGQLREGATATDLVLTVTEMLRKKGVVGKFVEFFGAGLSNLPLPDRATIANMAPEYGATVGYFPIDAETLAYMRFTGRPEEMVALTEAYAREQGLFRTDDSPDPMFTDVLELDLGDVVPSIAGPKRPQDRVPLTRAKPEWRKALVSMLPGTKADPTRVERWLNEGDSPHPVEPYPFESVKVVDRGKEFELQHGSVVIAAITSCTNTSNPQVMLAAGLLARNAVQKGLSVKPWVKTSLAPGSKVVTDYLDQAGLTEYLEQLGFYLVGYGCTTCIGNSGPLPDKISEAIEKADLVAVSVLSGNRNFEGRINSDVRANYLASPPLVVAYALVGHMDIDFEREPIGKGADGSDVFLRDIWPTRLEIEQAIRTSVQAEMFRRKYADVFLGDEDWQGLDVPKGELFEWDPGSTYIRKPPYFDGITMEPAPVTDIHKARVLCLLGDSVTTDHISPAGEITADSPAGQYLIEHSEHPRGTRSRGPGADLPILEAADMPRREPFDFNSFGARRGNHEVMMRGTFGNIRLRNLMLENVEGGFTRHLPDGEQMSIFDAAMKYKSEGVPLLVIAGKEYGTGSSRDWAAKGPALLGVRAVIAESYERIHRSNLVGMGILPLQFLPGESAKSLGLDGYEEYEIEGIEDGLYPGKRLKVTVSGPGSMRMEFETICRIDTPVEVEYYKHGGILPYVLRQLAAKPAGN is encoded by the coding sequence ATGTCTCCGGCACTCGATTCGTTCCGCGCCCGCGCTGAGCTCCGCGTAGGCGGCAAAACCTACGACATCTTCCGCCTCGACGCCCTCGAGCGCGCCGGCTTCGCCAACATCAGACGCCTCCCGTACTCCATCCGCATCCTCCTCGAGAACCTCCTCCGGAACGAAGACGGCTTCTCGGTCACCCGGGACGACGTCGCCGCGCTCGCCTCCTGGGACGCCTCCAAGACGCCTGAGAGAGAGATCCCCTTCCGGCCTGCCCGCGTCCTCATGCAGGACTTCACCGGCGTCCCCTGCATTGTCGACCTCGCCGCTATGCGCGACGCCATCATCGACCTTGGCGGCAAGCCGAAGCAGATTAACCCCCTGCAGCCCGCCGAGTTGGTCATAGACCACTCGGTGCAAGTGGACCAGTATGGCCACTCGCTCGCCTTCCTTTACAACGCCCGTATGGAGCTTGCCCGTAACATCGAGCGCTATCAGCTCCTGCGCTGGGGTCAGCAAGCCCTCGACAACTTCAAGGTCGTGCCGCCGGAGACCGGCATCGTCCACCAGGTCAACCTCGAATACCTGGCGCGCGTGGTCATGGCGTCGAAGGAGGACGGCCGCGCGCTCGCCTATCCCGACACCGTCATCGGCACCGACTCCCACACGACCATGATCAACGGCCTCGGCGTCCTCGGCTGGGGCGTCGGCGGCATCGAGGCGGAAGCCGGCATGCTCGGCCAGCCGAGCTCCATGCTCATCCCGGAGGTCATCGGTTTCCGGCTCACCGGCCAGCTGCGAGAAGGCGCCACCGCCACGGACCTCGTGCTTACCGTGACCGAGATGCTGCGCAAGAAGGGCGTCGTCGGCAAGTTCGTGGAGTTCTTCGGCGCCGGCCTCTCCAACCTGCCCCTGCCCGACCGCGCCACCATCGCCAACATGGCGCCCGAGTACGGGGCCACCGTTGGTTACTTCCCCATCGACGCCGAGACCCTCGCCTACATGCGCTTCACCGGGCGCCCCGAAGAGATGGTCGCGCTCACCGAGGCCTACGCCCGGGAGCAGGGCCTCTTCCGCACGGACGACTCCCCCGACCCGATGTTCACCGACGTCCTCGAGCTCGACCTTGGCGACGTCGTGCCCAGCATCGCCGGGCCGAAGCGGCCCCAGGACCGCGTGCCCCTGACCCGCGCGAAGCCGGAGTGGCGGAAAGCTCTGGTCTCGATGTTGCCCGGCACGAAGGCCGACCCGACGAGGGTCGAGCGCTGGCTCAACGAGGGCGACAGCCCCCACCCGGTCGAGCCCTACCCCTTCGAGTCCGTCAAGGTGGTCGACCGCGGGAAGGAGTTCGAGCTCCAGCACGGCTCCGTGGTCATCGCCGCTATCACCAGCTGCACCAACACCTCGAACCCGCAGGTGATGCTCGCCGCGGGCCTTCTCGCGCGCAACGCGGTGCAGAAGGGACTCAGCGTGAAACCCTGGGTGAAGACCAGCCTTGCCCCTGGCTCGAAGGTAGTGACGGACTACCTCGACCAGGCAGGTCTCACGGAGTATCTGGAGCAGCTCGGCTTCTACCTCGTCGGCTATGGCTGCACCACTTGCATCGGCAACTCCGGGCCCCTGCCGGACAAGATTTCCGAAGCCATCGAGAAGGCCGACCTCGTCGCCGTGTCCGTCCTGTCCGGCAACCGGAATTTCGAGGGCCGCATAAACTCCGACGTGAGGGCGAACTACCTTGCCTCTCCTCCGCTCGTGGTCGCCTACGCCCTCGTCGGGCACATGGACATCGACTTCGAGCGCGAGCCCATCGGCAAGGGCGCCGATGGCTCCGACGTCTTCCTGCGCGACATCTGGCCGACGCGCCTCGAAATCGAACAGGCCATCCGCACCTCCGTGCAGGCCGAGATGTTCCGGCGCAAGTACGCCGACGTCTTCCTCGGCGACGAGGACTGGCAGGGACTGGACGTCCCGAAGGGCGAGCTCTTCGAGTGGGACCCCGGCTCGACCTACATCCGCAAGCCGCCGTACTTCGATGGCATCACCATGGAGCCCGCCCCCGTCACGGACATCCACAAAGCCCGCGTACTCTGCCTCCTCGGCGACTCCGTCACCACGGACCACATCTCGCCCGCCGGCGAGATCACAGCGGACAGCCCCGCGGGCCAGTACCTCATAGAGCACTCCGAGCACCCCCGGGGCACCCGCAGCCGCGGTCCCGGCGCCGATCTGCCGATCCTCGAGGCGGCCGACATGCCCCGCCGCGAGCCCTTCGACTTCAACTCCTTCGGCGCCCGACGCGGCAACCACGAGGTAATGATGCGGGGCACCTTCGGCAACATCAGGCTGCGTAACCTCATGCTCGAAAACGTCGAGGGCGGCTTCACCCGCCACCTCCCGGACGGCGAGCAGATGAGCATCTTCGACGCCGCCATGAAGTACAAGTCTGAGGGCGTTCCCCTTCTCGTGATCGCCGGCAAGGAGTACGGCACCGGCTCCTCGCGCGACTGGGCGGCGAAGGGGCCAGCGCTCCTCGGTGTCCGGGCCGTCATCGCCGAGAGCTACGAGCGCATCCACCGCTCGAACCTCGTCGGCATGGGCATCCTGCCGTTGCAGTTCCTGCCCGGCGAGTCGGCGAAGAGCCTGGGCCTGGACGGCTACGAAGAATACGAGATCGAGGGCATCGAGGACGGGCTTTACCCCGGCAAGCGCCTGAAGGTCACGGTCAGCGGCCCCGGCAGCATGCGCATGGAATTCGAGACCATCTGCCGGATCGACACGCCCGTCGAGGTCGAGTACTACAAACACGGCGGCATCCTGCCCTACGTCTTGCGCCAGCTGGCGGCGAAGCCGGCAGGCAACTGA
- a CDS encoding isocitrate/isopropylmalate family dehydrogenase — MVSQDVIEQAKEHFGRLVEEQLARVERMKQADDWIDFAKVSPIIIGVCGGDGIGPYITGEARRVLETILEPEVKAGKVEFRTIEGLTIENRAAQLKAIPDDVLAELKKCHVILKGPTTTPQQGDPWPNIESANVAMRRELDLFANVRPVRVPEKGIDWIFFRENTEGAYILGSKGIRVTPDLGFDFTVATAQGSDRLIRLAFEHARKTGMNKVTIVTKSNIIKVTDGMFLEVARQVAKDYPDVQWDDWIVDITSAKLLDPKRQTEFKVLALPNLYGDILTDEAAELQGGVGTAGSANIGKRYAMFEAIHGSAPRMVKEGRTQYADPSSVIRCGAMMLDHIGFADRGRKLAMALEICGQYEKKLVMTGRDTGATGTEFANYILETMQDPDLESRWRKAAGVAA; from the coding sequence GTGGTAAGTCAGGACGTCATCGAGCAGGCCAAAGAGCACTTCGGCAGGCTGGTCGAAGAGCAGCTCGCCCGCGTCGAGCGCATGAAGCAGGCCGACGACTGGATTGACTTCGCGAAAGTCAGCCCGATCATCATCGGCGTCTGCGGCGGCGATGGCATCGGCCCTTACATCACCGGCGAAGCCCGGCGCGTCCTCGAGACGATCCTCGAGCCCGAGGTCAAGGCCGGCAAGGTCGAGTTCCGGACCATAGAGGGACTCACGATCGAAAACCGCGCCGCCCAGCTCAAGGCGATTCCCGACGACGTACTCGCCGAGCTCAAGAAATGCCACGTCATCCTCAAGGGCCCCACCACTACACCGCAGCAGGGTGACCCCTGGCCGAACATCGAGAGCGCGAACGTCGCGATGCGGCGCGAACTCGACCTCTTCGCCAACGTCCGCCCTGTGCGCGTCCCCGAGAAGGGCATCGACTGGATATTCTTCCGTGAGAACACCGAGGGCGCCTACATCCTCGGCAGCAAGGGCATCCGCGTCACCCCCGACCTCGGCTTCGACTTCACCGTCGCGACCGCGCAGGGCAGCGACCGCCTCATCCGCCTTGCCTTCGAGCACGCGCGCAAGACCGGCATGAACAAGGTCACCATCGTCACCAAGTCGAACATCATCAAAGTGACCGACGGCATGTTCCTGGAGGTCGCGCGCCAGGTCGCGAAGGACTACCCGGACGTTCAGTGGGACGACTGGATCGTCGACATCACTTCGGCAAAGCTACTCGACCCCAAGCGGCAGACCGAATTCAAGGTGCTCGCGCTCCCCAACCTCTACGGCGACATCCTCACGGACGAGGCCGCCGAGTTGCAGGGCGGCGTCGGCACTGCCGGCAGCGCTAACATCGGGAAGCGCTACGCCATGTTCGAGGCGATCCACGGCAGCGCGCCGCGCATGGTCAAGGAGGGCCGGACCCAGTACGCTGACCCCAGCAGCGTCATACGCTGTGGCGCCATGATGCTGGACCACATCGGCTTCGCCGACCGCGGCCGCAAACTCGCGATGGCGCTGGAAATCTGCGGCCAGTACGAGAAGAAGCTGGTCATGACCGGCCGCGACACCGGCGCAACGGGCACCGAATTCGCCAACTACATCCTCGAGACCATGCAGGACCCGGACCTCGAGTCCCGCTGGCGCAAAGCTGCCGGAGTGGCCGCATGA